A stretch of Methanosphaerula palustris E1-9c DNA encodes these proteins:
- the fdhD gene encoding formate dehydrogenase accessory sulfurtransferase FdhD has product MMYKEIPCIKKNGDEYTASMHPVVEEVPVALFVNGRHAATVMTSPTMLKELIVGFLLTEGVIKSLDEIEALSVDDDRAEVLTKNPYKILFSKKTVLSGCGGSSSFLDMKKLPKIQSDLTVTPAQVSTGLKAVLNSPLHMLTGGVHVVGLIQGDHHLAIVEDIGRHNALDRVIGYAALNGIDLSQTFVVCTGRISSEMARKCLIANIPIIVSRGATTTLAVEIARAGGLTVIGFVRSDKMNIYSGEERVSGAGSLEIPAPVE; this is encoded by the coding sequence ATGATGTATAAGGAGATCCCCTGTATCAAGAAGAACGGTGATGAGTATACGGCTTCAATGCACCCGGTCGTCGAGGAGGTGCCGGTTGCCCTGTTTGTGAACGGCAGGCATGCGGCGACGGTGATGACCAGTCCGACGATGCTGAAGGAACTGATCGTTGGGTTTCTGCTGACCGAAGGGGTCATCAAATCGCTCGACGAGATCGAGGCGCTCTCTGTCGACGATGATCGGGCCGAGGTGCTGACGAAGAACCCGTACAAGATCCTCTTCTCGAAGAAGACGGTGCTGAGCGGGTGCGGGGGCTCGTCATCGTTCCTCGACATGAAAAAACTTCCGAAGATCCAATCAGACCTGACGGTGACCCCAGCACAGGTCTCAACCGGGCTCAAGGCGGTGCTGAATTCACCGCTGCATATGCTGACCGGCGGAGTGCATGTGGTCGGTCTGATCCAGGGGGATCACCATCTTGCGATCGTCGAGGATATCGGGCGGCACAACGCGCTCGATCGGGTGATCGGGTACGCAGCGCTGAACGGGATCGATCTCTCGCAGACGTTTGTCGTCTGCACCGGCAGGATCTCTTCAGAGATGGCACGCAAATGTCTGATCGCGAACATTCCGATCATCGTCTCGCGTGGGGCGACGACGACGCTCGCGGTGGAGATCGCCAGGGCCGGCGGACTGACGGTGATCGGTTTTGTCAGGAGCGATAAGATGAATATCTACTCCGGGGAGGAGCGGGTGAGCGGGGCCGGTTCACTGGAGATTCCCGCGCCTGTCGAGTAG